The Mycolicibacterium monacense genome contains the following window.
CTCACGTCGCTTCGCGAGCGGTTGTGAGACCGCCGCCGCTGTTTCGCCCCAGGCGAACACCACAGCGGAACATGAGCGCGGTCGACTCAAGTTCTATTGGGCAGAGGACCGGCGCAGGGTCGGTCTCCACCAGACGAGGAGAGCAGCACATGAGCAACGTGGCCTTGCGGGTGCGACCCGCGTGGGATCTGGATCGGTGGGTCCGTGATTTCTTCGGTCCGGCCGCAGCCAACGACGGGTTCAGCGGTACCGCGGCCCCGGGTTTCAGCCCGGCCGCCGAGATCGCCCGAGACGGTGACGACGCGACCGTACGGGTGGAACTGCCCGGCGTGGACGTCGACAAGGACGTCACCGTGGAGGTCGACAACGGTCAGCTCGTCATCCACGGCGAGCGGCGCGACGAGCGCAGCGAGGAAAAGGACGGCCGGACGCTGCGCGAGATGCGGTACGGCTCGTTCCGGCGCTCGTTCCGGCTTCCGCAGCACGTCACCGGCGATGCCATCTCGGCGTCCTATGACGCCGGTGTGCTGACCGTCCGGGTGGCCGGCGCCTATGCCGGGGCCCAGCCGCAGCGCATCGCGATCGAGAACAAGTAGCCCCTCGGCGCGACCCTCTGGGCGCCGAGAATGAGGTCAGGGTCGTGAATCCTCGTGGTTCACGACCCTGACTGCTGTCTGGCGACGGCGGCGCCGCTACTTCCAGCGGGCGAGTAGTTCGTTCGCCCGGGTGGCCAGCGCCGCCTGGAGGAACGGGCCGAAGCTGATGCGCGCGACGCCGAGGGGTCCGAACGACGCCGGATCGTCCTGATCGGGTATGCCGATCGCGTTGACCGGCAACGGCAGCTCGGAGGTCAGGCGGCGTTGCGTGTCCGGATCGTGGCGCCCGACCGGGTAGAGCACGTCGGCGCCCGCCTCGGCGGCCTCCTTCAGCCGCGCCACCGCCCGGTCCACCCGGTCGGCGTCGTCACCGTCCTTGCGCAGGAACAGGTCGGTGCGGGCGTTGACCACCACGTGAACCCCGGCGTCGTCGGCGGCCGCCCGCAGCGCCCCGACCAGTTCGGCGTGTTCACCGGCCGACCGCAGCCGGCCACCCTCACCGTGCACGGTGTCCTCGATGTTGAGCCCGACGGCGCCGACGCCCAGCAGCCCCTCGATCAGCCGGGTCGGCGCCTCGCCGTACCCCGATTCGATGTCTACCGACACCGGTACGTCGACGGCATCGGTGATCTGCGCGACGCGGGTGAGCAATTCGTCGAACGTCATCCCCTCGTTGTCGGCGCGCCCGACCGAATCGGCGACCGGGTGGCTGCCGACCGTGAGCGCGGCAAACCCCGCGCCGACGGCGAGGTTGGCCGACCAGGCATCCCAGACGGTGGGCAGGACCACGGGATTTCCGGGCTGGTGCAGGGCGAGCAGGGCGTCGGCGAGCTGCTTCAGATCGTGGTTGGGCACGGGCCCATCCTGCCGCCTCAGACGTGATCTGTCTCACTCTTAAGTGAGTGATGTGGCTAGCATCGGTTGCGTACTGTGATTCACGACACCCTTCAGCCCAAGGAGGTCACTTGTCCACCACGACCGGTTTCGCCGAACTGCACGAACTCATCGGCGGCCTGCGACGCTGCGTCACCGCGCTGGCGTCCCAGTACGGCGACTCCCCGGCGATGCGCCGCATCGTCAACGATGCCGAACGCATCCTCAACGACATCGACCGTCTCGACATCGATGCCGAGGAACTCGAACTCGGCCGCGGGTTGAGCAGACATCGCCACGTCGGCGAGAAGATCCCGATCCCCGACACCCAGTACGACACCGAATTCTGGCGCGGTGTCGACGACGAGGGCCTCGGCGGCACCCACTGAGCGGTCGCGGGCGGCCCGCCGCCCGCACCACCACCGGCGTGACAGCGCCGACCGCGGGTTACCGCATGCCCGCCCCACCGATACCCGAAAGGCAACCGTGAGCGCACCGACCGCAGACCGCGAGGGCACCGGCGTCTACTCCGCCGGCCGCGCCAAGATCCCGCAGCGGACGTTGCGCACCGACCGTTGGTGGGTGCCGTCGCTGTTGACCAACCTCGGCCTGGCCGCGTTCGTCGTCTACGCGACGATCCGGGCGTTCTGGGGCAGCGCCTACTGGGTGGCCGACTACCACTACCTGACGCCGTTCTACTCACCGTGTGTCAGCAAGGGCTGCATCCCGGAGGCCAGCCACTTCGGCCAGATTCTGCCCGACGTCTGGTGGCTTCCGTACGCGGCGTTCTCGCTGCCGTTCCTGCTGCTGTTCCGGCTGACCTGTTACTACTACCGCAAGGCCTACTACCGCTCGGTGTGGCAGTCGCCCCCGGGATGCGCTGTGGCCGAACCGCATTCGACCTACACCGGTGAGACCAAGCTGCCGCTCATCATGCAGAACCTGCACCGCTACTTCTTCTACGTCGCCGTGCTCATCTCGCTGATCAACACCTGGGACGCGATCCTGGCGTTCCACTCCCCCAGCGGATTCGGCTTCGGACTCGGCAACGTCATCCTCGTCGTCAACGTGGTGCTGTTGTGGACCTACACGATCTCCTGCCACTCCTGCCGGCACGTCACCGGCGGCCGCCTCAAGCACTTCTCCAAACACCCGGTCCGGTACTGGATGTGGACTCAGATCAGCAAGCTCAACACCAGGCACATGCAGTTCGCGTGGATCACGCTGGGCACCCTGGTGCTGACCGACTTCTACGTCATGCTGGTCGCCAGCGGCACCATCTCCGACCTGAGATTCATTGGCTGAGTAGTGATTTCACACACGCACGAAACGACGAGTGAGGTTTGATGGCGGCGA
Protein-coding sequences here:
- a CDS encoding Hsp20/alpha crystallin family protein; amino-acid sequence: MSNVALRVRPAWDLDRWVRDFFGPAAANDGFSGTAAPGFSPAAEIARDGDDATVRVELPGVDVDKDVTVEVDNGQLVIHGERRDERSEEKDGRTLREMRYGSFRRSFRLPQHVTGDAISASYDAGVLTVRVAGAYAGAQPQRIAIENK
- a CDS encoding isocitrate lyase/PEP mutase family protein, coding for MPNHDLKQLADALLALHQPGNPVVLPTVWDAWSANLAVGAGFAALTVGSHPVADSVGRADNEGMTFDELLTRVAQITDAVDVPVSVDIESGYGEAPTRLIEGLLGVGAVGLNIEDTVHGEGGRLRSAGEHAELVGALRAAADDAGVHVVVNARTDLFLRKDGDDADRVDRAVARLKEAAEAGADVLYPVGRHDPDTQRRLTSELPLPVNAIGIPDQDDPASFGPLGVARISFGPFLQAALATRANELLARWK